Proteins encoded within one genomic window of Carassius gibelio isolate Cgi1373 ecotype wild population from Czech Republic chromosome A4, carGib1.2-hapl.c, whole genome shotgun sequence:
- the LOC127977539 gene encoding interferon-related developmental regulator 1-like isoform X1 has product MPRTKKRSGRGGQQGNVQPFSDEDASIETLSHCSSLSERTSAAEEAGETEEMAQEDFQYKLKVYIDSTVDKSAKTRQGALDGLKTAMATKILYEFISERRMTITDSIERCLKKGKGVEQCAAASLACLLCIQLGSGIESEEVFKTLKPVFKTILNDGAANIQARQACATSLGLCTLVAEDDIMDVYATMECFESLFTRSYVREDGSRPSVNPQTTQLHTNALLSWALLLTICTGSHIRVIAQKHLAKLPRLLENDNVNMRIAAGETIALLFELIRDVDPEFDYDGWEPLCEQLNALATDCNKHRAKTDKRKQRSVFRDVLKAVEEGDFQSETIRFATERMVIDSWVKKRTYDAFREFVGSGMNYHLQSNEFIRDVFELGPPMLIDSAALKAMKSSRLERHLYNAAAFKARTKARSKFRDKRVDVGEF; this is encoded by the exons ATGCCAAGGACCAAGAAAAGGAGCGGCAGAG GGGGACAACAGGGGAATGTCCAGCCGTTCAGTGATGAAGATGCATCTATTGAAACCCTCAGTCACTGCAGCAGCCTCAGTGAAAGAACCAGTGCAGCAGAGGAAG CTGGTGAAACTGAAGAAATGGCTCAGGAGGACTTCCAGTACAAACTGAAGGTGTACATCGACAGCACGGTGGATAAGAG TGCCAAGACCAGACAAGGTGCCCTTGATGGACTAAAGACTGCAATGGCAACCAAAATCCTCTACGAATTCATTTCTGAGAGAAGGATGACCATCACTGACAGCATTGAACGCTGCTTGAAGAAAG GTAAAGGAGTGGAGCAGTGTGCTGCAGCCTCGCTGGCGTGTCTCCTGTGCATCCAGCTGGGGTCTGGGATTGAGAGCGAAGAGGTTTTTAAGACTCTTAAACCCGTATTTAAGACCATCCTCAACGATGGAGCAGCTAATATTCAAGCCAGACAAGCT TGTGCTACAAGTCTAGGCCTCTGCACTCTTGTAGCAGAAGATGATATCATG GATGTGTATGCCACCATGGAGTGTTTTGAGAGCCTCTTCACTCGTTCGTATGTCAGGGAAGATGGAAGCAGACCTTCTGTGAATCCTCAAACCACGCAGCTCCACACAAACGCTCTCCTGTCCTGGGCCCTGCTGCTTACCATCTGCACAGGCAGCCATATCAGAGTCATTGCACAAAA ACATCTCGCTAAACTTCCACGTCTGCTGGAGAATGACAACGTCAACATGAGGATTGCTGCTGGGGAGACCATCGCCCTTCTGTTTGAGCTCATCAGAGATGTTGACCCT GAGTTTGATTATGATGGCTGGGAGCCGTTGTGTGAGCAGCTGAACGCTTTAGCCACTGACTGCAACAAACACAGAGCCAAGACTGATAAGAGGAAGCAAAGATCCGTCTTCAGAGATGTCCTTAAGGCCGTAGAG GAAGGGGATTTTCAGAGCGAGACAATCCGCTTCGCCACAGAGCGAATGGTCATTGACAGCTGGGTGAAGAAGAGGACTTATGACGCCTTCAGAGAGTTTGTTGGCTCTGGGATGAACTACCATCTACAG TCAAACGAGTTTATAAGGGACGTGTTTGAGCTGGGACCACCCATGTTGATCGATTCTGCTGCTCTGAAAGCCATGAAGAGCTCCAGACTGGAGAGG CACCTCTACAATGCAGCTGCGTTTAAAGCTCGTACCAAGGCCAGGAGCAAGTTTCGGGACAAAAGAGTGGATGTTGGGGAGTTTTAA
- the LOC127977539 gene encoding interferon-related developmental regulator 1-like isoform X2 — MAQEDFQYKLKVYIDSTVDKSAKTRQGALDGLKTAMATKILYEFISERRMTITDSIERCLKKGKGVEQCAAASLACLLCIQLGSGIESEEVFKTLKPVFKTILNDGAANIQARQACATSLGLCTLVAEDDIMDVYATMECFESLFTRSYVREDGSRPSVNPQTTQLHTNALLSWALLLTICTGSHIRVIAQKHLAKLPRLLENDNVNMRIAAGETIALLFELIRDVDPEFDYDGWEPLCEQLNALATDCNKHRAKTDKRKQRSVFRDVLKAVEEGDFQSETIRFATERMVIDSWVKKRTYDAFREFVGSGMNYHLQSNEFIRDVFELGPPMLIDSAALKAMKSSRLERHLYNAAAFKARTKARSKFRDKRVDVGEF, encoded by the exons ATGGCTCAGGAGGACTTCCAGTACAAACTGAAGGTGTACATCGACAGCACGGTGGATAAGAG TGCCAAGACCAGACAAGGTGCCCTTGATGGACTAAAGACTGCAATGGCAACCAAAATCCTCTACGAATTCATTTCTGAGAGAAGGATGACCATCACTGACAGCATTGAACGCTGCTTGAAGAAAG GTAAAGGAGTGGAGCAGTGTGCTGCAGCCTCGCTGGCGTGTCTCCTGTGCATCCAGCTGGGGTCTGGGATTGAGAGCGAAGAGGTTTTTAAGACTCTTAAACCCGTATTTAAGACCATCCTCAACGATGGAGCAGCTAATATTCAAGCCAGACAAGCT TGTGCTACAAGTCTAGGCCTCTGCACTCTTGTAGCAGAAGATGATATCATG GATGTGTATGCCACCATGGAGTGTTTTGAGAGCCTCTTCACTCGTTCGTATGTCAGGGAAGATGGAAGCAGACCTTCTGTGAATCCTCAAACCACGCAGCTCCACACAAACGCTCTCCTGTCCTGGGCCCTGCTGCTTACCATCTGCACAGGCAGCCATATCAGAGTCATTGCACAAAA ACATCTCGCTAAACTTCCACGTCTGCTGGAGAATGACAACGTCAACATGAGGATTGCTGCTGGGGAGACCATCGCCCTTCTGTTTGAGCTCATCAGAGATGTTGACCCT GAGTTTGATTATGATGGCTGGGAGCCGTTGTGTGAGCAGCTGAACGCTTTAGCCACTGACTGCAACAAACACAGAGCCAAGACTGATAAGAGGAAGCAAAGATCCGTCTTCAGAGATGTCCTTAAGGCCGTAGAG GAAGGGGATTTTCAGAGCGAGACAATCCGCTTCGCCACAGAGCGAATGGTCATTGACAGCTGGGTGAAGAAGAGGACTTATGACGCCTTCAGAGAGTTTGTTGGCTCTGGGATGAACTACCATCTACAG TCAAACGAGTTTATAAGGGACGTGTTTGAGCTGGGACCACCCATGTTGATCGATTCTGCTGCTCTGAAAGCCATGAAGAGCTCCAGACTGGAGAGG CACCTCTACAATGCAGCTGCGTTTAAAGCTCGTACCAAGGCCAGGAGCAAGTTTCGGGACAAAAGAGTGGATGTTGGGGAGTTTTAA